In one Candidatus Poribacteria bacterium genomic region, the following are encoded:
- a CDS encoding EutN/CcmL family microcompartment protein, with translation MILGKVTGTIVATQKDEKLIGSKLMVVQDVNLDGDVDRKYTVAVDAVGAGIGEIVLIATGSSARQTAVTSNKPVDAVIMAIVDTVEVAGKVRYQK, from the coding sequence ATGATCCTTGGAAAAGTGACCGGGACAATCGTCGCGACGCAGAAAGATGAAAAATTGATCGGAAGCAAGCTGATGGTTGTCCAAGATGTAAACCTGGACGGAGACGTTGATCGGAAATATACAGTCGCTGTAGATGCGGTAGGTGCTGGCATCGGTGAAATCGTCCTTATCGCCACCGGTAGTTCCGCTCGACAGACCGCAGTGACGAGCAATAAACCGGTTGACGCTGTAATCATGGCGATTGTTGATACCGTGGAAGTCGCTGGAAAAGTCAGGTATCAAAAGTAG
- a CDS encoding 5-formyltetrahydrofolate cyclo-ligase, translating to MKIATERKRVRTETLHRREALISEERARLSQRIVNSVSRWIQREGFDSVMLYLSMRSEVETTDLLEGLLNSGKQVCAPVINTEQVKLTPRRVQNPKTELVRHRYGMLEPKDACPIFPTEHLQLIVVPGIAFDRKGYRLGYGKGFYDRFLTKCPHAIPIGLAYQIQVVEDTFPQAWDVPVQHIFTETGRIAI from the coding sequence ATGAAGATCGCGACCGAACGGAAACGCGTCCGCACTGAAACACTCCACCGTCGCGAGGCACTCATCTCAGAAGAGAGGGCAAGGCTCAGCCAGCGTATCGTTAATTCCGTTTCACGCTGGATACAGCGTGAGGGTTTCGATTCCGTGATGCTCTACCTGAGTATGAGAAGCGAGGTTGAAACTACCGATCTGCTTGAAGGGTTACTTAATTCAGGTAAGCAGGTTTGCGCGCCAGTGATAAATACCGAACAGGTAAAACTCACACCAAGGCGGGTTCAGAATCCGAAAACAGAACTGGTACGTCATCGCTACGGCATGTTGGAACCTAAAGACGCATGTCCAATTTTCCCGACTGAACACCTTCAACTCATCGTGGTTCCCGGTATCGCCTTCGATCGGAAGGGGTATCGTCTCGGCTATGGCAAGGGTTTCTACGACCGATTCCTCACGAAATGCCCACACGCCATTCCCATTGGATTAGCATATCAGATACAGGTTGTAGAAGATACGTTTCCACAAGCGTGGGATGTCCCTGTTCAACACATCTTCACAGAGACCGGTAGGATAGCGATTTAA
- a CDS encoding ComEA family DNA-binding protein yields the protein MNSVSDTIERHYWKAVVFLVVLILAGTGFWGVRRFAPAIFLGKPDLIVGPNEERPQSRVIPSKPALLNINTASAEELQTLPNIGAEMAQKIIDYRTQHGNFTSVDALQKVKGIGAKTLEKLRPFVDVK from the coding sequence ATGAATAGCGTATCGGATACTATTGAACGCCATTATTGGAAAGCTGTCGTTTTTCTCGTGGTACTGATTTTGGCTGGGACCGGTTTTTGGGGTGTGAGACGGTTCGCACCTGCGATCTTCCTCGGAAAACCAGATCTGATCGTTGGTCCAAATGAGGAACGTCCACAAAGCCGGGTAATACCCAGTAAACCCGCACTTCTTAATATCAACACCGCCTCTGCCGAAGAACTCCAAACGCTTCCAAATATCGGCGCGGAGATGGCACAAAAAATTATTGACTACCGCACACAGCACGGGAACTTCACCAGTGTAGATGCTCTCCAGAAAGTCAAGGGGATTGGTGCAAAGACGCTGGAGAAATTGAGACCTTTCGTTGATGTCAAATAG
- a CDS encoding DUF1828 domain-containing protein encodes MSANTIQQDFINKVSAQISLSADGKDRFRVLTPFQFEDGDELVIVLKKESERWLLSDESHTYRHLAYDIDEKLLYSGARWKLISKALSMFEVENRSGELILDVSDERYGEALYDFVQALLKITDVSYLSRDRVQSTFMEDFHELLHEKVKTTRMAFEWHDKDRDPQANYKVDCLINGMPESLFVYALANDNKTRDATISIHQFKEWGISFRSVGIVKDEKATSRKVLARFRDVCDACFVDLKKSGKDIRQYLDNNISLPS; translated from the coding sequence ATGTCTGCCAATACCATACAACAAGACTTTATTAATAAGGTCTCCGCACAGATAAGTCTTTCAGCAGATGGTAAAGACCGTTTCCGGGTATTAACGCCCTTCCAATTCGAGGATGGTGATGAATTAGTTATCGTCCTAAAGAAGGAGAGTGAACGGTGGCTGCTCTCCGACGAATCGCATACCTACAGGCACCTCGCCTACGATATTGATGAGAAACTTCTTTATAGCGGTGCACGCTGGAAACTTATCTCTAAAGCCCTTTCTATGTTTGAGGTTGAAAACCGCAGTGGAGAATTAATACTTGATGTATCGGATGAGCGTTACGGTGAAGCACTATACGACTTCGTTCAAGCTCTTCTCAAGATAACGGATGTGTCATATTTGTCAAGGGACCGAGTTCAATCCACATTTATGGAAGATTTCCATGAACTCTTACATGAAAAGGTGAAAACGACGCGCATGGCATTTGAATGGCATGATAAGGATCGTGATCCGCAAGCAAATTATAAAGTAGATTGTCTAATTAATGGGATGCCGGAGTCTCTTTTTGTGTATGCTCTTGCCAATGATAATAAAACACGTGATGCTACAATCTCGATTCACCAATTCAAAGAGTGGGGTATATCTTTTAGGTCCGTAGGAATTGTCAAGGATGAGAAGGCTACGAGTCGCAAAGTGCTTGCCCGTTTCCGAGATGTGTGTGATGCGTGTTTTGTTGACCTAAAAAAAAGCGGTAAAGACATCAGACAATATCTGGATAATAATATCTCTTTACCTTCGTAA
- a CDS encoding Ldh family oxidoreductase encodes MRIEVFGLYLIWKPVSAKIGSEFTIGEDIMQEIVVHSARLHDFARTLCDKAGLRSEDGKTIAIHQVLTDLRGVHSHGTRALPGYLNLILDGKMNAQPALRIATEGPSFAVVDGDNGMGHLASTLAMETAIAKAKTTGIAAVGVRNAGHFGAAACYAIMAASNQMIGFSTTNTGGASIVAPGGAEAVVANNAMSYALPIGDGHPIVLDMACGVSAWGKIGTLRMYGKPIPDGWLIDETGQPTSDPDKGRFLAPAAGPRGYGLALIMGILAGPLSGGLMACNKSGDPSEHFFFAMDVASFTDYDGYVAEIQRGIDKIHASKTAEGVEQAYLPGEIEWNNYDNYLENGIPIHVDHLRGLAGIADKLDVPICWEW; translated from the coding sequence GTGCGTATTGAAGTATTTGGATTATACTTGATATGGAAACCCGTCTCTGCTAAAATAGGCAGTGAATTCACGATTGGAGAGGATATTATGCAGGAGATTGTTGTACATTCAGCGCGATTACACGATTTCGCCCGGACGCTTTGTGACAAGGCAGGATTGCGCTCTGAAGACGGGAAGACGATCGCGATACATCAGGTGCTAACCGATCTGCGCGGTGTGCATTCACACGGCACACGTGCCTTGCCGGGTTACCTCAACCTTATCCTTGATGGGAAGATGAACGCACAACCCGCCCTTCGCATCGCGACAGAGGGTCCAAGCTTCGCTGTCGTTGACGGAGATAATGGGATGGGTCATCTGGCAAGCACGCTGGCAATGGAGACAGCGATAGCAAAGGCGAAAACGACAGGCATCGCTGCTGTAGGGGTTCGCAACGCTGGACATTTCGGTGCAGCCGCATGCTACGCAATTATGGCGGCATCGAACCAGATGATCGGATTTTCGACAACAAACACAGGTGGCGCATCTATTGTCGCTCCGGGTGGTGCTGAAGCGGTGGTCGCCAACAACGCGATGAGTTACGCCTTGCCCATCGGTGACGGGCATCCGATCGTATTAGACATGGCGTGTGGGGTATCGGCGTGGGGAAAGATAGGTACACTACGGATGTACGGTAAACCGATTCCAGACGGTTGGCTTATAGATGAAACAGGCCAACCTACCAGCGATCCAGATAAGGGACGCTTCCTTGCACCAGCAGCGGGACCGAGGGGTTATGGATTGGCACTCATTATGGGCATTTTAGCGGGTCCTCTCAGTGGTGGTTTGATGGCTTGCAATAAATCAGGCGATCCCTCTGAGCACTTCTTCTTCGCTATGGATGTTGCGAGTTTCACAGACTACGACGGCTATGTTGCGGAAATCCAACGGGGCATAGATAAGATTCACGCTTCAAAAACGGCAGAAGGCGTGGAACAGGCATACCTCCCCGGCGAAATTGAGTGGAACAACTACGACAATTACCTTGAGAATGGCATTCCCATTCATGTAGACCATTTACGAGGCCTCGCAGGCATCGCTGATAAGTTAGATGTTCCTATCTGTTGGGAGTGGTAG
- a CDS encoding Nramp family divalent metal transporter, protein MAETKETVSGGTLPDWEVEDLPAPPKYQFGKAFRSILGPGIIALGGSIGSGEWLLGPAITAQYGGSLLWIATIAILLQAILNTEAIRYTLYTGEPMLSGYMRCKPGAPFWASFYSGVNFFGIWPGWAMTAATALGAAWLGYMPQDADSSTVRLFAYLIFFACLGIVLFGGKIYNALEKVQLFMVIWIISYLVVIDLFMVPPRVWWTAIKGFFSFGALPAPGPDGQVNWLLLGAFAAYAGSGGLGNVTITNYVRDKGWGMSSLVGAIPSMIGGQNVTLSHWGKVFRISPENLKRFKEWWKYVRFEQYGIWMIGCFIGIALPAMLTLEFVPSGQEMDQWSAAGFQAEGLAAKGGRVMWYLTLLCGFWVLFSTQLGGVDGVPRTYTDIIWTGLKRARNLGEHNAKWIYYPILGVYIIWGIIAIYLVKPFFMILVSATIGGYLLVITALHTLYVNWKFLPPEIQAPLWKQIGLVLCAGYYSIFGTITVYQKVLVPYVFPIFG, encoded by the coding sequence ATGGCAGAAACGAAAGAAACTGTATCAGGCGGCACACTCCCCGATTGGGAGGTTGAAGATTTACCTGCACCACCGAAGTACCAATTTGGAAAAGCGTTTCGGAGTATCTTAGGTCCCGGCATCATCGCCTTAGGAGGTTCAATCGGTAGTGGTGAGTGGTTGCTCGGTCCCGCGATAACCGCCCAATATGGAGGCAGTCTCCTGTGGATTGCAACAATCGCTATCTTGCTTCAAGCAATTCTTAACACGGAAGCAATCCGCTACACACTTTATACCGGCGAACCGATGTTGAGTGGTTATATGCGCTGCAAACCGGGCGCGCCTTTCTGGGCATCTTTCTATTCGGGAGTTAACTTTTTTGGCATTTGGCCCGGTTGGGCGATGACCGCTGCGACGGCACTCGGTGCGGCATGGCTCGGCTATATGCCGCAAGATGCGGATAGTAGCACGGTACGTCTGTTCGCATATCTCATCTTTTTCGCGTGTTTAGGGATCGTGTTGTTTGGTGGAAAGATTTACAACGCACTTGAGAAGGTGCAGCTATTCATGGTCATCTGGATTATCAGTTACCTTGTCGTTATTGATCTGTTTATGGTGCCGCCACGCGTGTGGTGGACTGCTATCAAAGGGTTCTTTAGCTTCGGGGCACTCCCCGCACCAGGGCCAGATGGACAAGTCAATTGGCTGTTGCTTGGGGCATTCGCTGCTTACGCCGGAAGTGGTGGGTTAGGCAATGTCACAATCACCAATTATGTCCGCGATAAAGGGTGGGGCATGAGCAGTCTCGTCGGTGCGATCCCATCAATGATCGGTGGACAAAATGTAACGCTTTCACACTGGGGCAAGGTGTTTCGTATCTCACCAGAAAACCTCAAGCGGTTCAAGGAGTGGTGGAAATATGTCCGATTTGAGCAGTACGGTATCTGGATGATCGGATGTTTCATAGGTATTGCCCTGCCCGCGATGCTGACCCTGGAATTTGTGCCTTCAGGGCAGGAGATGGACCAGTGGTCTGCAGCAGGATTCCAAGCGGAAGGACTCGCAGCAAAAGGCGGTAGAGTGATGTGGTATCTCACACTGTTGTGCGGGTTCTGGGTACTGTTCTCGACGCAACTTGGTGGTGTGGACGGCGTGCCTCGTACTTACACGGATATTATATGGACCGGATTGAAGCGTGCGCGAAATCTCGGTGAACACAACGCAAAATGGATCTATTACCCGATTCTCGGTGTCTACATTATCTGGGGCATCATCGCGATATATCTCGTCAAACCGTTCTTTATGATTCTGGTATCGGCAACGATTGGTGGCTACTTACTTGTAATTACCGCGTTACATACGCTTTACGTCAACTGGAAATTCTTACCCCCAGAGATACAAGCACCGTTGTGGAAACAGATTGGGTTGGTATTGTGCGCGGGATATTATTCGATCTTCGGAACGATTACCGTCTATCAGAAAGTACTTGTGCCTTATGTTTTCCCGATTTTTGGGTAA
- the cobA gene encoding uroporphyrinogen-III C-methyltransferase, whose protein sequence is MNKPSTGIVYIVGAGPGDRKLITLKGVECLQRADVVIYDLLLNDALLEHCPAHTEKIQAPDPRVRATRQDELNHLLVEHAKAGKIVVRLKGGDPYIFGRGGEEAIALTEANIPFEIVPGVTSAVAATAYAGIPVTHRDYASSVAFVTGHSAALRSDSNINWEQLATAVDTLVVYMGVAHLRQIVERLITNGRDPETPVSLVRVGTTPQQHVVQGTLTDIVQKVEAAQLKSPALIVVGEVNRLREQLRWFDTKPLFGKRILVTRARAQASEFADLLEANGAEVIQFPTIRIQPIEGVDVPSPNEYDWVIFTSVNAVEIFYESLREKDKDARAFGESSVCAVGSKTVEALNDIGIHPDFVPSNARGSAIAVEIGDVCGKKILLPRAKIATADLPDALREKGAHVDNVPLYDTVRVPGENREAIEAELLNGSIDFVTFTSSSTVTNFLEMFPAHQPTVLLADVKVAVIGPTTQKTAVEHGVHVDVMAKEASVKSLVAAIVSETYT, encoded by the coding sequence ATGAACAAACCGAGCACGGGTATCGTCTATATCGTAGGGGCAGGTCCGGGGGATAGAAAACTTATCACCCTCAAAGGCGTGGAATGCCTTCAACGCGCCGATGTCGTCATCTACGATCTACTGCTCAACGATGCATTACTGGAACATTGTCCCGCGCACACCGAAAAAATCCAAGCACCCGATCCGAGAGTCCGCGCCACCCGCCAAGATGAACTCAATCATTTGCTGGTTGAGCACGCGAAAGCAGGCAAAATTGTTGTTCGTCTCAAGGGTGGAGACCCATATATCTTCGGGCGAGGCGGCGAGGAAGCGATTGCGCTCACCGAAGCAAACATTCCATTTGAGATCGTTCCCGGTGTCACTTCTGCGGTTGCTGCAACCGCTTATGCCGGTATTCCAGTCACGCATCGTGACTATGCCTCGTCAGTCGCTTTTGTTACGGGGCATTCCGCTGCACTGCGTTCAGATTCAAATATCAACTGGGAACAGCTCGCTACGGCGGTGGATACACTCGTTGTCTACATGGGGGTTGCACACCTTCGCCAAATTGTAGAACGGCTGATAACAAACGGTAGAGATCCTGAAACACCTGTTAGTTTAGTCCGCGTCGGAACGACACCGCAACAGCACGTCGTCCAAGGCACCCTTACCGATATTGTACAAAAAGTAGAGGCAGCCCAACTCAAGAGTCCAGCACTTATCGTGGTCGGTGAGGTGAACCGTTTGCGTGAGCAACTCCGATGGTTTGACACCAAACCGCTCTTCGGAAAACGGATCCTTGTCACGCGCGCCCGCGCACAGGCAAGCGAATTCGCGGATCTTTTAGAAGCAAACGGTGCCGAAGTCATCCAATTCCCCACGATAAGGATTCAACCTATTGAAGGTGTAGACGTGCCTTCTCCCAACGAATACGATTGGGTTATCTTCACGAGTGTCAATGCTGTAGAGATTTTCTATGAGAGTTTACGAGAAAAGGACAAGGATGCACGAGCATTCGGCGAAAGCAGCGTCTGCGCGGTTGGATCGAAAACGGTGGAAGCCCTCAACGACATCGGTATCCACCCCGATTTTGTCCCATCCAACGCCCGTGGAAGTGCGATCGCCGTTGAAATAGGGGATGTATGCGGGAAGAAAATCCTCCTGCCGCGTGCAAAAATCGCCACTGCTGATCTCCCCGATGCTTTGCGCGAGAAAGGAGCACATGTCGATAATGTACCGCTCTATGATACCGTCAGGGTACCGGGCGAAAACCGAGAGGCAATTGAAGCGGAACTCCTAAACGGCAGCATAGACTTCGTCACCTTCACCAGTTCCTCAACGGTTACGAACTTCTTAGAGATGTTCCCCGCACACCAACCTACAGTCCTACTCGCCGATGTCAAGGTCGCAGTCATCGGTCCCACAACACAGAAAACAGCAGTGGAACATGGCGTTCACGTTGACGTGATGGCAAAGGAAGCCTCCGTCAAGAGTCTTGTGGCAGCAATTGTGTCGGAAACCTATACGTAG
- the hemC gene encoding hydroxymethylbilane synthase gives MHNSLTIGTRGSQLALWQSQFVKDQLERHFSDIEVHLKVIKTTGDTIQNRSLVGLGKGVFTKEIENALLIDDIDLAVHSLKDLPTELPAGLCIAAIPAREDPRDVLITATGLPLESLPGGAKIGTTSPRRKAQLLYIRPDVQVVDVRGNVDTRLRKLHETDLDGIILAAAGIKRLLKQEVITQFFHTEQMVPAVGQGALAIETREADDRVEKLISPLNNHRATAEIAAERAVLESLGGGCQVPIGAYAKHTDGKLSLVGTVCHPEGSVRIMERATGTPGAAKHLGRVVAEKLKNSGATELLKAQESDK, from the coding sequence ATGCACAACTCGCTCACAATCGGCACACGTGGTAGTCAACTCGCGCTTTGGCAGTCGCAATTCGTCAAAGATCAATTAGAACGCCATTTTTCGGATATTGAGGTCCACCTCAAAGTCATCAAAACCACGGGCGACACGATTCAAAACCGCTCGTTGGTCGGACTGGGCAAAGGTGTTTTTACCAAAGAGATAGAAAATGCGCTCCTAATTGACGACATTGACCTCGCTGTTCATAGTTTGAAGGATCTTCCGACAGAATTACCCGCAGGACTCTGCATAGCTGCTATTCCCGCACGAGAAGATCCACGCGATGTGCTCATCACTGCCACGGGACTCCCCTTAGAAAGCCTACCAGGAGGTGCAAAAATCGGCACCACAAGCCCACGCCGAAAAGCACAACTCCTCTACATCCGCCCAGACGTGCAAGTTGTTGATGTTCGCGGCAACGTTGATACCCGATTACGCAAACTTCATGAAACCGATCTTGACGGAATTATCCTCGCCGCTGCTGGCATTAAGCGTCTTCTCAAACAGGAGGTTATTACACAATTTTTTCATACAGAACAGATGGTCCCAGCAGTTGGACAAGGGGCACTCGCGATTGAAACACGGGAAGCGGATGACCGGGTTGAAAAACTGATCTCGCCTTTAAACAACCACCGTGCAACAGCAGAAATCGCCGCTGAAAGAGCCGTTTTGGAAAGCCTCGGTGGTGGATGTCAAGTACCGATTGGCGCGTATGCCAAGCATACTGATGGTAAACTCTCACTCGTCGGGACGGTCTGTCATCCAGAAGGTAGCGTACGCATTATGGAGCGTGCCACAGGAACGCCAGGCGCAGCAAAACACTTAGGTAGGGTCGTCGCCGAAAAACTCAAGAATAGTGGCGCGACTGAACTGTTGAAGGCGCAGGAGAGCGACAAATGA
- the hemA gene encoding glutamyl-tRNA reductase, whose product MNQIVSVGTSHHVAPIEFRERLAFSEEQLTESLQHLRESDQVQEAVILSTCNRVEIYAVANPVRSADAAAKILVQFLSRYHQIDMESLKKWSYVHYNLETIQHLFRVTSSLDSMVVGESQILGQIKAAYDFSRASGSTGTVLNRLFTKAFSVGKRIRSETTIATGAVSISYAAVELAKRIFNTLEGKTVAIVGAGEMSELTAKHLVANGVSNVIVANRTYQRAVKIAEKFNGTPLPYNSDLGFLIDADIVISSTDAPDYLIKRQPLANIMRKRKHRYMFLIDIAVPRDIEPDVSKIDHAFLYNIDDLEAVVASNLKDRQQEATRAEQIVAEEAKRFYDQLQIFQVNPTIKALHQQFREIADTELQACFYKATLSDQQEAAVASMTQAIVKKLLHHPMENLRCAVNDGDADHGQYVQALRELFALDVNDE is encoded by the coding sequence ATGAACCAAATCGTTTCCGTCGGAACCAGCCATCATGTCGCTCCCATTGAATTCAGGGAAAGATTGGCGTTTTCCGAAGAACAACTTACTGAATCCCTCCAGCACCTTCGTGAATCTGATCAGGTTCAAGAAGCCGTCATTCTCTCTACTTGCAACCGCGTAGAAATCTATGCGGTCGCGAACCCCGTGCGGAGTGCCGATGCAGCTGCCAAGATATTGGTTCAATTCCTCTCCCGTTACCACCAGATTGACATGGAATCGCTCAAGAAATGGAGTTATGTTCACTATAACTTGGAGACGATCCAACATCTCTTCAGGGTGACATCGAGCCTTGATTCTATGGTCGTCGGTGAATCCCAAATACTGGGGCAAATCAAAGCCGCTTACGACTTCTCTCGTGCGTCAGGTAGCACGGGTACGGTTCTCAATCGTCTTTTCACCAAAGCTTTCAGCGTTGGCAAACGCATCCGCTCCGAGACAACTATTGCTACAGGTGCCGTTTCTATTAGTTACGCCGCCGTTGAACTCGCCAAAAGGATTTTCAATACACTTGAGGGTAAGACTGTTGCGATTGTCGGCGCAGGTGAAATGAGTGAACTCACAGCAAAGCATCTCGTTGCAAATGGTGTCTCTAACGTGATTGTCGCGAATCGTACATACCAGCGGGCGGTCAAAATCGCCGAGAAGTTTAACGGCACACCTCTCCCTTATAATAGCGACCTCGGTTTCCTCATTGATGCTGACATCGTTATTAGTTCTACCGATGCCCCGGATTATCTTATCAAACGACAGCCACTCGCTAACATTATGCGGAAACGGAAGCACCGGTATATGTTTCTCATTGACATCGCTGTACCACGCGATATAGAACCCGATGTGAGTAAGATTGACCACGCCTTCCTGTATAATATTGACGACCTCGAAGCCGTTGTCGCCTCCAACCTCAAGGATCGACAACAGGAAGCAACCCGAGCAGAACAGATTGTCGCTGAGGAGGCGAAGCGGTTCTACGACCAATTGCAAATCTTTCAGGTCAATCCCACTATTAAAGCACTCCACCAGCAGTTTCGAGAGATCGCTGACACTGAATTGCAAGCATGTTTCTACAAGGCAACACTTTCTGATCAGCAGGAGGCAGCTGTCGCCTCTATGACCCAAGCAATCGTCAAAAAACTGCTCCACCATCCCATGGAGAACCTTCGCTGCGCCGTTAACGATGGCGATGCTGATCACGGACAGTATGTTCAAGCGTTACGGGAATTATTCGCCTTGGATGTTAACGATGAATAG
- a CDS encoding trypsin-like peptidase domain-containing protein has translation MKHNGESIVQIRSIEAESGKLVGVGSGFFVEPEKVVTNIHAVYGEGLVSAKSVDGETVWEVDGVTTFDLKNDLVILKVLAEGKPLPLGNSDAVQIGERVFTLGFPETEYKVTTGIIQGIRGDSKKFWVDAEYVGGMSGGPMLNSKSEVIGVAAGSTGTYGVAVPSNALKVLLSQSELTEPLAQFRKKDPIRAYTYYAQGQFKFLHGAHAEAIDAFDKTVELNPEFAAAYGICGLAKLHLGQFEEVKENAEEAQHYYHEAVADFNTANKLDAEEGLGQDDRILGYAKTKLGESEVAKGNVEQALNYYNEAIADFNKAIKLNSEYAGAYSNRGYTKTKLAQSAASQGDQEQAQEYYCAAIDDCTEALRLNSAEYAEDSLMRHYAKLLLEPEDTDTYRNRGDAKFYFGKLETDQGNMEQTESHYRDAIEDYTETINLKPDCALAYYSRSLVKQALGLQEEARVDYEKARELNPDVGKQTEQKHQDIEKPQDN, from the coding sequence ATGAAACATAACGGAGAATCTATTGTACAAATCCGCTCGATTGAGGCGGAATCGGGAAAACTCGTTGGTGTCGGTAGTGGATTCTTTGTAGAACCTGAAAAGGTTGTTACCAACATCCATGCTGTTTATGGGGAGGGACTGGTTTCTGCGAAGTCAGTTGATGGAGAAACCGTGTGGGAAGTAGACGGTGTAACAACGTTTGATCTTAAAAATGACTTGGTTATCTTAAAGGTGTTGGCTGAAGGTAAACCTCTTCCACTTGGGAACAGTGACGCTGTTCAGATCGGCGAACGAGTTTTTACTTTAGGTTTCCCAGAAACTGAATACAAGGTCACAACCGGAATCATACAGGGTATCCGCGGTGACAGCAAAAAGTTTTGGGTGGACGCTGAGTATGTGGGGGGCATGAGTGGTGGTCCTATGCTCAACAGTAAAAGTGAAGTTATAGGTGTTGCTGCTGGCAGCACAGGAACTTACGGTGTTGCTGTTCCCTCAAACGCTCTCAAGGTATTGCTTTCTCAATCGGAGTTAACCGAACCTTTAGCACAGTTTCGGAAAAAAGATCCTATACGTGCCTATACTTACTACGCTCAAGGACAATTCAAATTTCTTCATGGTGCCCATGCTGAAGCGATAGATGCTTTTGATAAAACCGTTGAGCTAAATCCGGAGTTTGCTGCTGCTTACGGAATTTGCGGTCTTGCAAAGTTACATCTCGGCCAATTTGAAGAAGTCAAGGAAAACGCAGAGGAAGCACAACATTATTATCACGAAGCTGTTGCAGACTTTAATACAGCTAACAAACTCGACGCGGAAGAAGGTTTAGGACAGGATGACAGAATTCTCGGTTATGCGAAGACTAAATTAGGTGAATCTGAGGTGGCTAAGGGAAATGTGGAACAGGCACTGAACTACTATAACGAGGCGATTGCAGACTTTAATAAAGCCATCAAACTTAACTCAGAGTATGCAGGTGCCTATAGTAATCGCGGTTATACGAAAACTAAACTGGCGCAATCCGCAGCCTCCCAAGGCGACCAAGAGCAAGCACAAGAGTACTACTGTGCAGCGATTGACGATTGTACTGAAGCCCTTAGATTAAATTCAGCGGAGTATGCCGAGGATTCTCTAATGCGCCATTACGCGAAACTTTTGCTTGAACCGGAGGATACCGATACTTACAGAAATCGTGGTGATGCAAAATTTTACTTCGGTAAATTGGAAACGGATCAGGGGAATATGGAGCAGACAGAAAGCCACTATCGTGATGCTATAGAGGATTATACTGAAACTATCAACCTCAAACCGGATTGTGCACTCGCCTACTACAGCCGCAGTCTGGTAAAGCAGGCACTCGGATTGCAAGAAGAAGCACGAGTTGACTATGAAAAAGCTAGGGAACTAAATCCAGATGTCGGAAAACAGACCGAGCAAAAACATCAAGATATTGAGAAACCACAGGACAATTGA